In Spinacia oleracea cultivar Varoflay chromosome 5, BTI_SOV_V1, whole genome shotgun sequence, a single window of DNA contains:
- the LOC110790545 gene encoding glutamate receptor 3.3 isoform X1, which produces MMKVYQFHVLFIWLLFVLSNGAGNNAARPAVINIGALFDFNSTIGKVAKIAVQEAVDDINSDSSILNGSKLKLIMRDSVCSGFLGFIQAMQLMEAEVLAIIGPQSSVVAHMAKLIASELQIPLLSFAATDPTLTPLNSPFFVRTTICDYYQMAAISEMVDYYGWREVVAVFDDDDYGRNGVAALDDALADKLGRISYKAAIPPSTNVSRSDIMDIFVKIAMLESRVIILHVNPHSGRLIFNVASYLGMIGNGYVWISTDWLSSLIDSYSPLPSGIMSSIQGFLILRPHTPDSSRKRAFISRWKNMDIDSLGLNAFALYAYDSVSMLAHAIDAFLNQGGNISFSSDPRMNSLNRSDQYLQGMRIFDGGQALLSNILQSNLTGLTGPLKFNEDRSLVDPAYEIINVIGTGYRQIGYWSSYSGLSTISPESLYSRPPNRSSANQHLYPVFWPDGSTTVPRGWVFPNSGTQLKIGVPLRVSFKEFVSRVPGSRDSFKGFCIDVFQAAVNLLSYPVPYEFVAFGDGYKNPNYTDLVNMIAAGNFDAAVGDIAIVTSRTRMVDFTQPFASSGLVVVAPFKKLSSGPWAFLQPFSPLMWGVIVLSFITVGVVVWILEHRINDEFRGSPARQCITILWFSFSTLTFSHKENTLSCLGRMVVIIWLFVVLILTSSYTASLTSILTVQQLSSPIKGIDSLIIGNEQIGYQAGSFAEMYLIEELNISKSRLVELNSPGEYAEALRVGRIDALVDELPYVELFLSSQCDYRIVGPEFTRSGWGFAFPRDSPLAPDMSTAILKLSENGDLQRIHDKWLTTSSCSQDNTEIESSQLHLGSFLGLFLLCGVACIVALCIYFTRICHRFHRTSRTQVVSELQGSNSNLQRLRTLISLIDEKKDMSQTRKKRREREEDSPFDDDDRDEECGRSAKRNQSHISRDDDTDSNL; this is translated from the exons ATGATGAAAGTATACCAGTTTCATGTTCTATTCATCTGGTTGTTGTTTGTGCTATCGAATGGCGCGGGTAATAATGCAGCAAGACCTGCTGTCATCAATATTGGGGCGCTTTTCGACTTTAACTCTACTATTGGAAAAGTTGCCAAGATTGCGGTTCAGGAGGCGGTTGATGATATCAACTCTGATTCCAGTATCCTAAATGGCTCTAAGCTCAAATTAATAATGCGGGATTCTGTATGCAGTGGGTTTTTGGGATTTATTCAAG CAATGCAACTGATGGAGGCAGAAGTGCTGGCAATCATAGGCCCACAGTCTTCTGTAGTTGCTCATATGGCAAAATTGATAGCAAGCGAACTTCAAATTCCATTGCTATCATTTGCAGCTACTGATCCGACTCTTACACCTCTAAATTCTCCCTTTTTTGTCCGAACCACAATTTGTGATTATTATCAGATGGCTGCAATTTCTGAAATGGTTGATTATTATGGATGGAGAGAGGTTGTTGCtgtatttgatgatgatgattatggAAGGAATGGTGTTGCAGCTCTTGATGATGCTCTTGCTGATAAACTTGGCAGAATCTCATATAAAGCTGCAATTCCACCAAGTACAAATGTTAGTCGGAGTGATATAATGGATATATTTGTTAAGATAGCAATGCTTGAGTCTCGGGTCATTATCCTCCATGTAAATCCTCATTCGGGCCGTTTAATTTTCAACGTGGCCAGTTATCTGGGGATGATAGGCAATGGGTATGTTTGGATATCCACTGATTGGCTTTCATCTCTTATTGATTCGTATTCTCCTCTTCCTTCAGGAATTATGAGTTCGATACAAGGATTCCTTATCCTGCGTCCCCATACTCCAGATTCTAGTAGAAAGAGAGCCTTTATCTCAAGGTGGAAAAACATGGACATAGATTCTCTCGGTTTGAATGCTTTTGCGCTGTATGCTTATGATTCAGTTTCGATGCTTGCACATGCAATTGATGCATTTCTAAATCAAGGTGGAAATATCTCATTTTCTAGCGATCCTAGAATGAACTCGTTAAACAGAAGTGACCAGTATCTTCAAGGAATGCGCATATTTGATGGAGGACAAGCATTGTTGAGCAATATACTGCAGAGCAATCTCACGGGATTGACAGGTCCCCTGAAGTTTAATGAAGATAGGTCTCTGGTAGACCCTGCATATGAAATAATTAATGTGATAGGAACTGGATATCGGCAGATTGGATACTGGTCTAGTTATTCAGGTTTATCTACTATTTCACCAGAGAGTCTGTATAGCAGACCCCCTAATCGTTCTAGTGCAAATCAACACCTATACCCTGTGTTTTGGCCAGATGGGTCTACCACAGTACCTCGCGGGTGGGTCTTCCCAAATAGTGGTACACAATTAAAAATAGGGGTTCCTCTTCGAGTCAGTTTCAAGGAGTTTGTTAGTCGGGTGCCTGGAAGTAGGGATTCGTTCAAGGGATTTTGTATTGATGTATTTCAAGCTGCTGTGAACTTGCTATCATACCCTGTTCCATACGAGTTTGTTGCCTTTGGGGATGGTTATAAAAACCCCAACTACACAGACCTTGTGAATATGATAGCGGCTGGT AACTTCGATGCTGCAGTTGGTGATATTGCTATTGTGACAAGCAGGACCAGAATGGTTGATTTTACACAACCATTTGCTTCATCGGGCCTAGTGGTGGTGGCACCTTTCAAGAAGTTAAGTTCAGGACCCTGGGCTTTTCTCCAGCCATTTTCACCGCTAATGTGGGGTGTCATTGTTCTTTCATTCATTACAGTTGGTGTGGTTGTGTGGATATTAGAACACAGGATAAATGATGAATTCAGAGGCTCTCCAGCAAGGCAGTGCATAACCATTCTATG GTTCAGCTTTTCAACATTGACTTTTTCCCACA AGGAAAATACGCTTAGCTGCCTTGGTCGGATGGTAGTAATCATATGGCTGTTTGTGGTTCTGATACTGACCTCAAGCTATACTGCGAGCTTGACCTCAATTCTGACGGTGCAACAATTGTCATCACCTATCAAGGGGATTGACTCGTTGATAATTGGTAATGAACAGATAGGATACCAAGCTGGGTCCTTTGCAGAAATGTACTTGATAGAGGAACTGAATATATCCAAATCTAGGCTTGTTGAACTTAATTCACCTGGAGAATATGCTGAGGCTCTTCGAGTTGGTCGTATTGATGCTTTGGTTGATGAACTTCCATATGTGGAGCTCTTCCTCTCAAGCCAGTGTGATTATAGAATTGTTGGACCAGAGTTCACCAGAAGTGGCTGGGGTTTT GCATTTCCGCGGGATTCTCCCCTAGCCCCTGACATGTCGACTGCAATTTTAAAGCTGTCGGAAAACGGGGATCTGCAGAGAATACACGACAAGTGGTTGACAACAAGCAGCTGCAGTCAAGATAATACAGAAATTGAATCAAGCCAACTTCACCTTGGAAGTTTCTTGGGTCTCTTTCTACTTTGTGGTGTAGCTTGTATTGTTGCTCTTTGTATATACTTCACTCGGATTTGTCATCGTTTTCATCGTACTTCAAGAACTCAAGTTGTTTCAGAACTTCAGGGTAGTAATTCCAACTTGCAACGGCTTCGGACACTCATAAGTTTAATTGATGAGAAAAAAGACATGTCTCAAACAAGGAAAAAGAGAAGGGAAAGGGAGGAGGATTCACCATTTGACGACGACGACAGGGATGAAGAATGTGGAAGGAGTGCCAAGAGGAATCAATCTCATATTTCCAGGGACGACGACACTGACTCAAATCTGTAA
- the LOC110790545 gene encoding glutamate receptor 3.3 isoform X2, which yields MRDSVCSGFLGFIQAMQLMEAEVLAIIGPQSSVVAHMAKLIASELQIPLLSFAATDPTLTPLNSPFFVRTTICDYYQMAAISEMVDYYGWREVVAVFDDDDYGRNGVAALDDALADKLGRISYKAAIPPSTNVSRSDIMDIFVKIAMLESRVIILHVNPHSGRLIFNVASYLGMIGNGYVWISTDWLSSLIDSYSPLPSGIMSSIQGFLILRPHTPDSSRKRAFISRWKNMDIDSLGLNAFALYAYDSVSMLAHAIDAFLNQGGNISFSSDPRMNSLNRSDQYLQGMRIFDGGQALLSNILQSNLTGLTGPLKFNEDRSLVDPAYEIINVIGTGYRQIGYWSSYSGLSTISPESLYSRPPNRSSANQHLYPVFWPDGSTTVPRGWVFPNSGTQLKIGVPLRVSFKEFVSRVPGSRDSFKGFCIDVFQAAVNLLSYPVPYEFVAFGDGYKNPNYTDLVNMIAAGNFDAAVGDIAIVTSRTRMVDFTQPFASSGLVVVAPFKKLSSGPWAFLQPFSPLMWGVIVLSFITVGVVVWILEHRINDEFRGSPARQCITILWFSFSTLTFSHKENTLSCLGRMVVIIWLFVVLILTSSYTASLTSILTVQQLSSPIKGIDSLIIGNEQIGYQAGSFAEMYLIEELNISKSRLVELNSPGEYAEALRVGRIDALVDELPYVELFLSSQCDYRIVGPEFTRSGWGFAFPRDSPLAPDMSTAILKLSENGDLQRIHDKWLTTSSCSQDNTEIESSQLHLGSFLGLFLLCGVACIVALCIYFTRICHRFHRTSRTQVVSELQGSNSNLQRLRTLISLIDEKKDMSQTRKKRREREEDSPFDDDDRDEECGRSAKRNQSHISRDDDTDSNL from the exons ATGCGGGATTCTGTATGCAGTGGGTTTTTGGGATTTATTCAAG CAATGCAACTGATGGAGGCAGAAGTGCTGGCAATCATAGGCCCACAGTCTTCTGTAGTTGCTCATATGGCAAAATTGATAGCAAGCGAACTTCAAATTCCATTGCTATCATTTGCAGCTACTGATCCGACTCTTACACCTCTAAATTCTCCCTTTTTTGTCCGAACCACAATTTGTGATTATTATCAGATGGCTGCAATTTCTGAAATGGTTGATTATTATGGATGGAGAGAGGTTGTTGCtgtatttgatgatgatgattatggAAGGAATGGTGTTGCAGCTCTTGATGATGCTCTTGCTGATAAACTTGGCAGAATCTCATATAAAGCTGCAATTCCACCAAGTACAAATGTTAGTCGGAGTGATATAATGGATATATTTGTTAAGATAGCAATGCTTGAGTCTCGGGTCATTATCCTCCATGTAAATCCTCATTCGGGCCGTTTAATTTTCAACGTGGCCAGTTATCTGGGGATGATAGGCAATGGGTATGTTTGGATATCCACTGATTGGCTTTCATCTCTTATTGATTCGTATTCTCCTCTTCCTTCAGGAATTATGAGTTCGATACAAGGATTCCTTATCCTGCGTCCCCATACTCCAGATTCTAGTAGAAAGAGAGCCTTTATCTCAAGGTGGAAAAACATGGACATAGATTCTCTCGGTTTGAATGCTTTTGCGCTGTATGCTTATGATTCAGTTTCGATGCTTGCACATGCAATTGATGCATTTCTAAATCAAGGTGGAAATATCTCATTTTCTAGCGATCCTAGAATGAACTCGTTAAACAGAAGTGACCAGTATCTTCAAGGAATGCGCATATTTGATGGAGGACAAGCATTGTTGAGCAATATACTGCAGAGCAATCTCACGGGATTGACAGGTCCCCTGAAGTTTAATGAAGATAGGTCTCTGGTAGACCCTGCATATGAAATAATTAATGTGATAGGAACTGGATATCGGCAGATTGGATACTGGTCTAGTTATTCAGGTTTATCTACTATTTCACCAGAGAGTCTGTATAGCAGACCCCCTAATCGTTCTAGTGCAAATCAACACCTATACCCTGTGTTTTGGCCAGATGGGTCTACCACAGTACCTCGCGGGTGGGTCTTCCCAAATAGTGGTACACAATTAAAAATAGGGGTTCCTCTTCGAGTCAGTTTCAAGGAGTTTGTTAGTCGGGTGCCTGGAAGTAGGGATTCGTTCAAGGGATTTTGTATTGATGTATTTCAAGCTGCTGTGAACTTGCTATCATACCCTGTTCCATACGAGTTTGTTGCCTTTGGGGATGGTTATAAAAACCCCAACTACACAGACCTTGTGAATATGATAGCGGCTGGT AACTTCGATGCTGCAGTTGGTGATATTGCTATTGTGACAAGCAGGACCAGAATGGTTGATTTTACACAACCATTTGCTTCATCGGGCCTAGTGGTGGTGGCACCTTTCAAGAAGTTAAGTTCAGGACCCTGGGCTTTTCTCCAGCCATTTTCACCGCTAATGTGGGGTGTCATTGTTCTTTCATTCATTACAGTTGGTGTGGTTGTGTGGATATTAGAACACAGGATAAATGATGAATTCAGAGGCTCTCCAGCAAGGCAGTGCATAACCATTCTATG GTTCAGCTTTTCAACATTGACTTTTTCCCACA AGGAAAATACGCTTAGCTGCCTTGGTCGGATGGTAGTAATCATATGGCTGTTTGTGGTTCTGATACTGACCTCAAGCTATACTGCGAGCTTGACCTCAATTCTGACGGTGCAACAATTGTCATCACCTATCAAGGGGATTGACTCGTTGATAATTGGTAATGAACAGATAGGATACCAAGCTGGGTCCTTTGCAGAAATGTACTTGATAGAGGAACTGAATATATCCAAATCTAGGCTTGTTGAACTTAATTCACCTGGAGAATATGCTGAGGCTCTTCGAGTTGGTCGTATTGATGCTTTGGTTGATGAACTTCCATATGTGGAGCTCTTCCTCTCAAGCCAGTGTGATTATAGAATTGTTGGACCAGAGTTCACCAGAAGTGGCTGGGGTTTT GCATTTCCGCGGGATTCTCCCCTAGCCCCTGACATGTCGACTGCAATTTTAAAGCTGTCGGAAAACGGGGATCTGCAGAGAATACACGACAAGTGGTTGACAACAAGCAGCTGCAGTCAAGATAATACAGAAATTGAATCAAGCCAACTTCACCTTGGAAGTTTCTTGGGTCTCTTTCTACTTTGTGGTGTAGCTTGTATTGTTGCTCTTTGTATATACTTCACTCGGATTTGTCATCGTTTTCATCGTACTTCAAGAACTCAAGTTGTTTCAGAACTTCAGGGTAGTAATTCCAACTTGCAACGGCTTCGGACACTCATAAGTTTAATTGATGAGAAAAAAGACATGTCTCAAACAAGGAAAAAGAGAAGGGAAAGGGAGGAGGATTCACCATTTGACGACGACGACAGGGATGAAGAATGTGGAAGGAGTGCCAAGAGGAATCAATCTCATATTTCCAGGGACGACGACACTGACTCAAATCTGTAA
- the LOC110790546 gene encoding serine/threonine-protein kinase/endoribonuclease IRE1a isoform X1 → MKKMKLWIIYIVWLIAFFFLSIFKSSVSEALPPLPSLSVAKRSPDLTSALPSNRHETALVATLDGTLSLVEIDSLKILWSIKTGLPIYSSYQASNNLDVNLENASGIRDDTYIDCGDDWILYRHDRAKGIMERLKSAKDLIKETKGLSKNGTSVIGQMATTVFVVDAKTGTIIRTVRFSDSSGLGFEDGENPIVVRDDSKEQISITRTDYSFLAYSKISGKILWNVSLSEFEAESFCPKVDRTVMDNLRDQLNSVYKGSSETCEPCIRRNIVYRIRDRGFSELVSGASGAGLVNDMRRPLPGGRKLPLPGPDQLHFPVPVGELPGAHYDLNQMLALPSSESIHSGVHSEVLALPLSTHHSGFSIHPESSVDHISWSSIIPWLLPALLVMGYAVFRKVFGREHKQHEDLKLKSTPSKKKKPRKSGISKNTTVNDTKGKISKVNYGLLDGFPSVEVHEQNSGLSFTNSVDVEMGGRKIGKLYVSDYEIAKGSNGTAVFEGAYDGRPVAVKRLVRTHHDVALKEIQNLVASDQHPNVVRFYGVEFDKDFVYLSLERCLCSLSDLVCFHSEFSRGETTTKSSVFSSMSPYTTQLLGKMETNNDIDLWKANGYPSPQLLKVMRDVVSGVAHLHELSFIHRDLKPQNVLIIKDKVFCAKLSDMGISKRLVGDMSSLTQHGTSSGSSGWRAPEQLREGRQTRAVDLFSLGCVLFFCITGGKHPFGDNFERDANIVKNEKDLFLIEDVPEAMDLISNLLDPNPEMRPKAVEVLHHPLFWDSEKRLSFLRDASDRVELEDREIDSELLEALEATGAVALGGKWDDKLETSFLTNITRYRRYKYDSVRDLLRVIRNKLNHYRELPIEIQEVLGSVPEGFDSYFRARFPKLLIEVYKVLYEFCWEEELLGKYFKSSLL, encoded by the exons atgaagaagatgaagttgTGGATAATCTATATAGTTTGGCTAATTgctttcttcttcctctccaTTTTCAAATCCTCGGTTTCTGAAGCTTTACCTCCTCTTCCTTCTTTATCTGTGGCAAAGCGATCCCCTGATCTTACTTCTGCTCTTCCCTCCAACCG ACATGAAACTGCGCTTGTGGCTACTCTTGATGGCACTCTATCTTTAGTAGAGATCGATTCATTGAAGATTTTATGGTCAATCAAGACAGGACTTCCAATTTATTCATCCTATCAAGCTTCAAATAATCTTGATGTTAATTTAGAAAATGCTTCTGGAATTCGAGATGATACGTACATAGATTGTGGAGATGACTGGATTCTGTATAGACATGATCGAGCAAAAGGAATCATGGAG AGGCTCAAAAGTGCCAAAGATTTGATTAAGGAGACAAAAGGACTGTCTAAGAATGGAACTTCTGTAATTGGTCAAATGGCTACTACAGTATTTGTAGTTGACGCCAAAACTGGAACAATAATTCGTACCGTAAGATTTTCTGATTCTTCTGGGCTAGGGTTTGAGGATGGTGAAAATCCTATTGTAGTTAGAGATGATAGTAAAGAGCAGATCTCTATTACAAGGACTGATTATTCATTTTTAGCTTACTCAAAAATATCAGGCAAGATTTTATGGAATGTGTCCCTCTCTGAATTTGAAGCCGAGTCTTTCTGTCCAAAGGTGGATAGAACTGTCATGGATAATTTGCGGGATCAATTGAACTCCGTCTATAAGGGAAGTTCTGAAACATGTGAACCTTGTATAAGACGTAATATTGTGTACCGGATTCGGGATCGTGGATTTTCAGAATTAGTTTCTGGGGCTTCTGGCGCTGGATTGGTTAATGACATGCGGAGACCACTTCCAGGGGGAAGAAAGCTTCCCCTACCTGGTCCAGACCAGTTGCACTTCCCCGTGCCGGTTGGGGAACTTCCTGGTGCTCATTATGATTTAAATCAAATGTTGGCTTTGCCATCTTCCGAGAGCATCCATTCTGGTGTTCACTCTGAGGTGTTGGCTTTGCCCCTTTCTACTCACCATAGCGGATTCAGTATACATCCAGAATCAAGTGTAGACCATATTTCTTGGTCGTCAATTATACCTTGGCTTCTACCAGCTTTGCTTGTGATGGGTTATGCTGTCTTTCGAAAGGTTTTTGGTCGAGAACATAAGCAGCATGAGGATTTGAAACTAAAATCTACAccatcaaagaaaaagaaacctaGAAAATCAGGAATCAGCAAAAACACAACAGTTAATGATACCAAGGGAAAAATCTCCAAGGTAAATTATGGCCTTTTGGATGGATTTCCATCTGTGGAGGTGCATGAGCAGAATTCAGGGTTGTCTTTTACTAATTCAGTCGATGTTGAGATGGGTGGACGAAAGATTGGCAAACTATATGTTTCCGATTATGAGATTGCAAAGGGAAGCAATGGAACTGCTGTTTTTGAGGGTGCTTATGATGGCCGTCCTGTAGCTGTTAAACGCCTTGTGCGTACTCATCATGATGTGGCATTGAAAGAAATTCAGAATCTTGTGGCTTCTGATCAGCATCCTAATGTTGTCAGATTTTATGGAGTGGAGTTTGATAAGGATTTTGTATATCTATCTTTGGAGCGCTGCCTATGCAGCTTGAGTGATTTGGTATGTTTTCATTCTGAATTTTCGCGAGGAGAAACAACTACAAAGAGTAGTGTTTTCAGCTCCATGAGTCCATACACTACACAATTGCTCGGAAAGATGGAGACCAACAATGACATTGACTTGTGGAAGGCTAATGGATACCCTTCACCTCAATTGTTGAAAGTAATGAG AGATGTTGTATCAGGAGTTGCACATCTCCATGAACTCAGCTTCATTCATCGAGACTTGAAGCCTCAAAATGTCTTGATAATCAAGGATAAAGTTTTCTGTGCCAAGCTTTCAGATATGGGCATCAGCAAGCGCCTTGTTGGAGATATGTCTTCCTTAACCCAACATGGTACAA GTAGTGGCAGCTCAGGTTGGCGAGCACCTGAACAATTACGCGAGGGTCGTCAAACACGTGCAGTAGATCTCTTTAGTTTAGGTTGTGTTCTCTTCTTCTGTATCACCGGAGGTAAACATCCGTTTGGTGACAATTTTGAGCGGGATGCCAATATTGTGAAGAATGAAAAGGACTTATTCTTAATTGAAGATGTTCCAGAAGCTATGGATCTTATTTCCAATCTCTTAGATCCTAACCCAGAGATGAG ACCGAAAGCGGTGGAGGTATTGCATCATCCATTATTTTGGGACTCAGAGAAGCGGCTGTCATTTCTTAGAGATGCTAGTGATCGAGTGGAGTTAGAAGATAGAGAAATCGATTCTGAGCTACTAGAAGCGTTAGAAGCCACTGGTGCAGTGGCTCTGGGTGGAAAATGGGATGACAAGCTCGAAACTTCATTTCTCACCAACATTACTCGTTATAGACGGTACAAGTACGACAGTGTTCGGGACCTCCTTCGTGTTATACGTAACAAGTTAAATCACTATAGGGAGCTCCCTATTGAGATCCAGGAAGTATTAGGGTCAGTTCCTGAAGGATTTGATAGCTATTTTAGAGCTCGGTTCCCAAAGCTTCTCATCGAAGTTTACAAAGTGCTATACGAATTCTGTTGGGAAGAAGAGTTGCTTGGCAAGTATTTTAAAAGTAGTCTCTTATAA
- the LOC110790546 gene encoding serine/threonine-protein kinase/endoribonuclease IRE1b isoform X2, whose translation MKKMKLWIIYIVWLIAFFFLSIFKSSVSEALPPLPSLSVAKRSPDLTSALPSNRHETALVATLDGTLSLVEIDSLKILWSIKTGLPIYSSYQASNNLDVNLENASGIRDDTYIDCGDDWILYRHDRAKGIMERLKSAKDLIKETKGLSKNGTSVIGQMATTVFVVDAKTGTIIRTVRFSDSSGLGFEDGENPIVVRDDSKEQISITRTDYSFLAYSKISGKILWNVSLSEFEAESFCPKVDRTVMDNLRDQLNSVYKGSSETCEPCIRRNIVYRIRDRGFSELVSGASGAGLVNDMRRPLPGGRKLPLPGPDQLHFPVPVGELPGAHYDLNQMLALPSSESIHSGVHSEVLALPLSTHHSGFSIHPESSVDHISWSSIIPWLLPALLVMGYAVFRKVFGREHKQHEDLKLKSTPSKKKKPRKSGISKNTTVNDTKGKISKVNYGLLDGFPSVEVHEQNSGLSFTNSVDVEMGGRKIGKLYVSDYEIAKGSNGTAVFEGAYDGRPVAVKRLVRTHHDVALKEIQNLVASDQHPNVVRFYGVEFDKDFVYLSLERCLCSLSDLVCFHSEFSRGETTTKSSVFSSMSPYTTQLLGKMETNNDIDLWKANGYPSPQLLKVMRDVVSGVAHLHELSFIHRDLKPQNVLIIKDKVFCAKLSDMGISKRLVGDMSSLTQHGTSSGSSGWRAPEQLREGRQTRAVDLFSLGCVLFFCITGGKHPFGDNFERDANIVKNEKDLFLIEDVPEAMDLISNLLDPNPEMRPKAVEILHHPYISLVFVGQNNFFFFLKYSVIVHDLMCIF comes from the exons atgaagaagatgaagttgTGGATAATCTATATAGTTTGGCTAATTgctttcttcttcctctccaTTTTCAAATCCTCGGTTTCTGAAGCTTTACCTCCTCTTCCTTCTTTATCTGTGGCAAAGCGATCCCCTGATCTTACTTCTGCTCTTCCCTCCAACCG ACATGAAACTGCGCTTGTGGCTACTCTTGATGGCACTCTATCTTTAGTAGAGATCGATTCATTGAAGATTTTATGGTCAATCAAGACAGGACTTCCAATTTATTCATCCTATCAAGCTTCAAATAATCTTGATGTTAATTTAGAAAATGCTTCTGGAATTCGAGATGATACGTACATAGATTGTGGAGATGACTGGATTCTGTATAGACATGATCGAGCAAAAGGAATCATGGAG AGGCTCAAAAGTGCCAAAGATTTGATTAAGGAGACAAAAGGACTGTCTAAGAATGGAACTTCTGTAATTGGTCAAATGGCTACTACAGTATTTGTAGTTGACGCCAAAACTGGAACAATAATTCGTACCGTAAGATTTTCTGATTCTTCTGGGCTAGGGTTTGAGGATGGTGAAAATCCTATTGTAGTTAGAGATGATAGTAAAGAGCAGATCTCTATTACAAGGACTGATTATTCATTTTTAGCTTACTCAAAAATATCAGGCAAGATTTTATGGAATGTGTCCCTCTCTGAATTTGAAGCCGAGTCTTTCTGTCCAAAGGTGGATAGAACTGTCATGGATAATTTGCGGGATCAATTGAACTCCGTCTATAAGGGAAGTTCTGAAACATGTGAACCTTGTATAAGACGTAATATTGTGTACCGGATTCGGGATCGTGGATTTTCAGAATTAGTTTCTGGGGCTTCTGGCGCTGGATTGGTTAATGACATGCGGAGACCACTTCCAGGGGGAAGAAAGCTTCCCCTACCTGGTCCAGACCAGTTGCACTTCCCCGTGCCGGTTGGGGAACTTCCTGGTGCTCATTATGATTTAAATCAAATGTTGGCTTTGCCATCTTCCGAGAGCATCCATTCTGGTGTTCACTCTGAGGTGTTGGCTTTGCCCCTTTCTACTCACCATAGCGGATTCAGTATACATCCAGAATCAAGTGTAGACCATATTTCTTGGTCGTCAATTATACCTTGGCTTCTACCAGCTTTGCTTGTGATGGGTTATGCTGTCTTTCGAAAGGTTTTTGGTCGAGAACATAAGCAGCATGAGGATTTGAAACTAAAATCTACAccatcaaagaaaaagaaacctaGAAAATCAGGAATCAGCAAAAACACAACAGTTAATGATACCAAGGGAAAAATCTCCAAGGTAAATTATGGCCTTTTGGATGGATTTCCATCTGTGGAGGTGCATGAGCAGAATTCAGGGTTGTCTTTTACTAATTCAGTCGATGTTGAGATGGGTGGACGAAAGATTGGCAAACTATATGTTTCCGATTATGAGATTGCAAAGGGAAGCAATGGAACTGCTGTTTTTGAGGGTGCTTATGATGGCCGTCCTGTAGCTGTTAAACGCCTTGTGCGTACTCATCATGATGTGGCATTGAAAGAAATTCAGAATCTTGTGGCTTCTGATCAGCATCCTAATGTTGTCAGATTTTATGGAGTGGAGTTTGATAAGGATTTTGTATATCTATCTTTGGAGCGCTGCCTATGCAGCTTGAGTGATTTGGTATGTTTTCATTCTGAATTTTCGCGAGGAGAAACAACTACAAAGAGTAGTGTTTTCAGCTCCATGAGTCCATACACTACACAATTGCTCGGAAAGATGGAGACCAACAATGACATTGACTTGTGGAAGGCTAATGGATACCCTTCACCTCAATTGTTGAAAGTAATGAG AGATGTTGTATCAGGAGTTGCACATCTCCATGAACTCAGCTTCATTCATCGAGACTTGAAGCCTCAAAATGTCTTGATAATCAAGGATAAAGTTTTCTGTGCCAAGCTTTCAGATATGGGCATCAGCAAGCGCCTTGTTGGAGATATGTCTTCCTTAACCCAACATGGTACAA GTAGTGGCAGCTCAGGTTGGCGAGCACCTGAACAATTACGCGAGGGTCGTCAAACACGTGCAGTAGATCTCTTTAGTTTAGGTTGTGTTCTCTTCTTCTGTATCACCGGAGGTAAACATCCGTTTGGTGACAATTTTGAGCGGGATGCCAATATTGTGAAGAATGAAAAGGACTTATTCTTAATTGAAGATGTTCCAGAAGCTATGGATCTTATTTCCAATCTCTTAGATCCTAACCCAGAGATGAG ACCGAAAGCGGTGGAGATATTGCATCATCCATACATTTCCTTGGTTTTTGTTggacaaaataattttttcttctttctgaagtactccgtaatagTTCATGATCTGATgtgtatattttaa